The DNA segment AGTCCAATCGACGGCGACTGCGTTGTAGTTCAGGATTCGGACAGTCGCTCTCCCGGACCCATTCACCATTACGGTTTCCGTAGACACCAGTTGTGGAAAGATAGCCCGCCCATTTCAGAGGAAGTTTTTTCAACATTGGTAACAGCGTAGAAAGCACGGGATCGCCACCTCGCTGCTCAGGGGGGATTGTACTAAGCAGATGTGTGACACCTTGAAGAGCCTCTGGACTAGGTAACAGCCCCTTGCTGCTGTTGAACACCAAGTCAGCATCGCCCTCATCAGACTTTTTGGCTTGTCGCCTGGTACACAACACAGACGTGCCTAACAAGCGGGCTAGCTGTACTAAGTATCGGCCGCTGTACCCACCCCCCAATACGAGAAGGCGTGTACCCGCTGGTAGAGGGCTATATCGCTCAACGAATGCCGACAGCATTGGTAGTCTTGCATCGCTCCATTATAAGCGCGATACTTTAGTATCAGAGCCACCTGCTACTTGTATTTTCAAGACTTAGCTGGTTGGACTACGCAGCTTGGCATCTTAATCATGCTCAAGCTGGTTGAAAAACTAAAAATCCCCAGAAGGTAAACCACAACCCGTTCGTTAGTTTAGGACTACTTCGCTAATCTCTGCTTAGGCTGCCTAAAGCATGTTCGCTGATTAGCTAAGGGCGAGTATAGCTGATTCGGTTGGGTCCATTGCAGCAGACGTAAGGCAAGATGCAGATCGCCGCAGCGCCATGCACGAATAGCCATGGCACGGCGTGGGTCATAGAAGCGCTGGCAGCGATACCACTCAAAGACGTCGGCATTTGACTTAAGACCATTGCAGGAGAGACAAGCCGGCACACAGTTTTCGGTAACGCTTAAGCCCCCTTTAGCGCGCGGAACAAGATGATCGATGGACTCTGACAGTTGACCGCAATAAATGCAACTTTTTCCGGTAAAAGTATGCAAAGATTGACGCCACTTCCGAACGCGCAACTTGGGACAGAGCTCGTCAAGAAAAACTGCATCCCTACTATGCATCCGAATTAATCGGTTGAAACCGGCATAGCTTAAACGGCATCTCGATTGGATCGCGGCTGCTCTGAAAAAACCATTTGCCTGGCGCTGCTGTACCTTACTGCCACTGTTTATCCATGTTTAGATTTTTCCAAATAATCATCAACTTTTTGTATCGGGAGCATAGTGTTCGCCGCTGCCCGTCACAACTTAGTGTAGTGTTTACCAGCTAACCGAGTCTAAACAGATAAATTTCTCACTTTCCTGTCAGAAGTTAGGCAACGGTGCCCTGCAAGGAAGTTTGACTTCTGATTACTCTTGCAGGAGTGACTTACGCTGCTCACTGATAGTGCAAAGCGAATGCACTTAACTGATTCCCACAGCCAGTTGACCCAGCCATCAAACACAATGTCGTCGGCCGTTATTCAGCCTCGACTCTAAAGTAAGACACATAATGTCCTAGCAGTTAATTTGAGTTTGCTATTTTAGCCTATCCGTTAGCTTTGTTTAGTGACCCAGGTAGAGTAAACAGTTTTAGTTTGGGTAGCTAAAATCAGCATCATTCAAGTTATTTTGCCGGCAAATAGAGCTAATAGACGTAACTATTGGGTTGATTAATGACGAGAAGGCATCGAAGAGCACGACTCGGGCGCCCACCACTAGTTGAGCACTGGGCAATGTTAGCAGCAATGTGCTTCACCATAGAATTGTAGTTATTTATTATTCAACGATTATTGTTGGCATGGCTACATGAGTAGGATAAAGTAATTGATTATGTTGTTTAATATTCTTATCACACCACCTCAGCTTTTGGATTAGGCAAATAAGGCTGAGCCAATCGCATTCTGATGGATCTTCACATATAGAGTCTTCAGCGTTAATTATTACTGCGGGCAGTTAGCGAGTGCTCGCATGTGGCCTGACGCACCTCCAATTCGTAGTGCAGCATCGACCCGACGGTTGCCACTGCTCCTCGAATCAGCTCCAAGCCAGCAGCAACATCCGAACATGCCTCTTGATAATTGCCATTAAGGATGTGAACTAATGCTCGATCTCGCAACAACTCAGCTTGATTAGGAGTTGATACAATGGCCTCATTGCACACTTTAAGGGCACCATCCAGTTCTGAGGTCTGGAACTGCTTCAGACAACTGGTTACTGCAGAGATAGGACTGTTATGCGGCACAGATCTGTTAGTCAGCTTCGACTGGCAGCCAGTACTAAACGGCAAAAGTAAAGCGGAAGCGAAGAAAAGTGCAGCGACTCTAAGATGCTCAATAGCTATAGCGCTCGTCATTGATGGCTGTGGCGTTTGTGCCAACGGGTGTGGTTGAGGCTTTATTAGATGGACTGCTAAACAAATCGCCAAGGAATTGACCGCAATCAGGGAACTTTCTAGGATCATTGACCA comes from the Synechococcus sp. M16CYN genome and includes:
- a CDS encoding HNH endonuclease signature motif containing protein, with translation MHSRDAVFLDELCPKLRVRKWRQSLHTFTGKSCIYCGQLSESIDHLVPRAKGGLSVTENCVPACLSCNGLKSNADVFEWYRCQRFYDPRRAMAIRAWRCGDLHLALRLLQWTQPNQLYSPLANQRTCFRQPKQRLAK